The nucleotide sequence CCTTGAAGCCATGTGTAATGATGGGCACCAAAGACCCAAAGATTTACGCAATGTAGGCGATACTTGCTTACTGCTATCCGGCTTGTTTCCTGGCCGTAGCCGTAAACTTGCAGTCAATACTGGCTATTATATTGGCCTTGGCCAGACTGCTTACGGTGAAGCTGCCACCCACCTCGATACCAACGATTATCCATTATTCTTAATGTTGGCGCAGCGCTTTATCAGCGTGATGGATGTGCTCATAGCGATTCGCTTGATGGGTGATAATAATTCCCTACTACCTGATCCGTTATGTGCCTATGAGCTTAAACAACAACATGGTAGCCATGTCGCAATGCAAGTCGTTAGCAAACATTGCACCCCAACCAACACCATTATTGTCGGCTATGACAGTAAGACAAACCTACATTAATTCCTCTAATCAACGTGCAAATAGTCGTTTTTCATTATTTGTTTTTGCTAAACACGGGTACTCCGTCAATGTGATAATGACGTATTCAGCGAGTTGTAAAGCGGTTGGACGCTAGGCGCGTCTCGCCGGTAATGATGAGTCCTTGCCCAGAGGCGCAACAACGCGGACGACCGCTTCACAACTCGCCCGTAGGGAGCCACCCAGATGATCCAATACGGCGTCGCCTAAAGCGCCTACTGTTGGTGCAGCTCTTGAAAAGGACTCGTCATTCCCTCCGGGCTGCGCCCTGTCTTGGATCATCTGGGCGGCTCTGAATACGTCATTATCGCATTGACGGAGTACTAGAACCTTGCGCCTAAAATCGCTATGATACTAACAACAATGGTTGCGCTGTCTTAGCTTAGTTAACCTGGTTAAGACAATCCCATTTAACGACAGCGTCATTAGTATTACATTGGTGCGCTCAATTTATTACGCCCTATAATAGAGCAAACAAACAACGATCCAATCATCATCAAATATCATATCTTATTGAATTTTATATAATTTCTATCGTGGCATACTAAATGCTTCGATGGTTTAGCTATTGCTAACAACAGACAAACATTTGGCTGTGCGAACAGCAAACGTTAGCCATTCATCAATATCCACTCTGGAGGAGACATGTCCGCAACTAAAGTGCAAAAGCTGATTAAAGACAGTAACGCCCAATTCGTCGACCTGCGTTTTACTGACACCATCGGTAAAGAGCAACATGTGACCGTGCCTGTGCGTGAAATCAACAGCACCTTCTTTAAAGAAGGTAAGATGTTTGATGGTTCGTCCATCGCAGGCTGGAAGGGCATTAATGACTCCGACATGGTCTTGATGCCAGACTCCAATACCGCCGTAGTTGATCCGTTTATGGATGAAATCACCGTTAACCTGCGTTGCGATATTGTCGAGCCTGCCACCATGCAAGGTTACGAGCGTGACCCACGTTCTATCGCTGAGCGTGCAGAAGCCTACTTAAAATCCACCAAGATTGGTGATACTGCCTACTTTGGCCCTGAAAACGAATTCTTCATCTTTGATGATGTGCGTTGGGGTGCTGACATGAGTGGCGCCTTTTATAAGGTTGGTTCTGAAGAAGCATTTTGGTCATCAGAAAAAGTATTTGAAGACGGCAATATGGGGCATCGTCCTGGTATTAAAGGTGGTTACTTCCCCGTGCCTCCGGTCGACTCCTTGCAAGATCTGCGTTCTGCTATGTGTTTATGCATGGAAGAGATGGGTGTGCTTACTGAAGTTCACCATCACGAAGTGGCCACTGCAGGACAGTGCGAGATAGGCGCTGTTTTTAATACCCTGGTCAAAAAAGCTGACGAAGTTCAAATTTTAAAATACGTTATACACAATGTAGCACATAGCTATGGCAAATCAGCCACCTTTATGCCTAAACCTTTGGTCGGTGATAACGGTAGCGGTATGCACGTGCATCAATCGATTAGTAAAGCTGGCAAAAATATATTCAGTGGTAACAAATACGCCGGTCTGTCTGACAATGCGCTCTATTACATTGGCGGCTTAATTAAACATGCCCGCGCCATTAATGCTTTTGCCAACGCTTCTACCAACAGTTACAAACGGTTAGTGCCGGGCTTTGAGGCACCTGTGTTGTTGGCATACTCTGCCAAAAACCGTTCTGCTTCGATTCGTATCCCTTATGTTGCAAACCCTAAAGGACGCCGTATCGAGCTACGCTTCCCTGACAATACTGCCAATCCTTATCTCGCCTTCTCAGCCATGTTAATGGCGGGGCTTGACGGCATTAAAAACAAAATTCACCCAGGTGACGCTGCCTCTAAAGATCTTTACGATCTACCGCCAGAAGAAGAGGCAGAAATCCCAACGGTCTGCCATTCACTAGATCAAGCATTGGAAGCATTGGATAAAGATCGTGCCTTCTTGACCGCGGGCGGTGTCTTTACTGATGATGCTATCGACGCTTACATTGAACTGAAAATGGAAGAAGTCACACGTATGCGTATGACCACGCATCCGATTGAATTTGATATGTACTACAGCTTGTAAATAGCGCGCTATTTGCCCCCACGCTTTCGCGGAGCCTGCCCCGTGTTTAACACGGGGGCAAGCTCTTTTGGGGTACAGCTGTTGCTAAATGTATATAAAAAAACCCCACCATATTCTATATGGATGGGGCTTTTTTATAGCCAAAAATCAAGCAAAACTGTGAACTCTGGCCTTGAGACTGAATCCACACTAGCGTATGTTGATACGCTATGCGCTACCTTAGATTAATTAGCTTGGCTTTTATCGGCTTACTCGCCAGCCCCTTGTGGTCAACTGGGGTACTGGCCGATACTATTTATCAATCTACTGGCTCTGATGGCAGCATCACCTTTTCCGATAGCCCGAGCGAGGGCGCCAAGGAAATCAAACTAAAACCGATAACAATCTATAGTGCTAAAGAAGCCCGTGGCAAGCCTAAAACAGCAAGCAATCCTGCTGTCACCACCGACCCTAAAGCTAACGATAGCGGCAACTACAAAGAGTTTACGATTACCAGCCCGGCTAACAATACGACACTGCAAACCGGTGATGCCGGCAATACCACCATCCACACTAAAATTGACCCTCCCTTGCGCGTAAAGAAAGGCCATCGCTTGTCGGCATTAGTCGATGGTGGCCAGCTCGGCTATGCCACATCAGCCAGCAGTGTCGGCTTGAGCAACCTTAATCGGGGTACCCGTAGTATTCGCGCGGTGATTATTAATCAACACGGCGACATTGTTCAGCTTTCGAGTAATAGTGTCACCATTCACATTAAACGTGCTTCTATTTTCGCGCCCTCCAATCCACGCAACCCAGCCAATCAGTAGGTTCGACCACCGTTACAAACCCGCACTGTGCTCTGGATTTCCCTTAACAGCTAATATGCACTATTATGGTGCAATGAGTGCTTCGCTTAAAAACGCCCTTTAAATCTAAGGTTTTGGGGCAC is from Gammaproteobacteria bacterium and encodes:
- the glnA gene encoding glutamate--ammonia ligase, with the translated sequence MSATKVQKLIKDSNAQFVDLRFTDTIGKEQHVTVPVREINSTFFKEGKMFDGSSIAGWKGINDSDMVLMPDSNTAVVDPFMDEITVNLRCDIVEPATMQGYERDPRSIAERAEAYLKSTKIGDTAYFGPENEFFIFDDVRWGADMSGAFYKVGSEEAFWSSEKVFEDGNMGHRPGIKGGYFPVPPVDSLQDLRSAMCLCMEEMGVLTEVHHHEVATAGQCEIGAVFNTLVKKADEVQILKYVIHNVAHSYGKSATFMPKPLVGDNGSGMHVHQSISKAGKNIFSGNKYAGLSDNALYYIGGLIKHARAINAFANASTNSYKRLVPGFEAPVLLAYSAKNRSASIRIPYVANPKGRRIELRFPDNTANPYLAFSAMLMAGLDGIKNKIHPGDAASKDLYDLPPEEEAEIPTVCHSLDQALEALDKDRAFLTAGGVFTDDAIDAYIELKMEEVTRMRMTTHPIEFDMYYSL
- a CDS encoding DUF4124 domain-containing protein, yielding MAFIGLLASPLWSTGVLADTIYQSTGSDGSITFSDSPSEGAKEIKLKPITIYSAKEARGKPKTASNPAVTTDPKANDSGNYKEFTITSPANNTTLQTGDAGNTTIHTKIDPPLRVKKGHRLSALVDGGQLGYATSASSVGLSNLNRGTRSIRAVIINQHGDIVQLSSNSVTIHIKRASIFAPSNPRNPANQ